The Podarcis raffonei isolate rPodRaf1 chromosome 2, rPodRaf1.pri, whole genome shotgun sequence genome window below encodes:
- the LOC128409274 gene encoding zinc finger protein 135-like, protein MQEDHEETTVLDPQLRVFHDGRAGSDSLCKRKAQTFPTECPTGLEEPTFVRGEESPPQGVTEGGVFHLHRGLETQLSSCPSEGERNSVPFWGAYEGLGGSTVQQRVPPGEIQEDSEGHSWRPDFVISRRSCKKRDKPYKCSECGKSFSVSSDIIRHQRIHTGEKPYKCLTCGKGFNQNSHLTAHQRTHTGEKPYKCWECGKSFSLSSDFTRHQRIHTGAKPYRCSECGKGFIQKSHYITHTRSHTGENPFQCPECGKGFTSSTLLIRHQRIHTGEKPFKCSHCEKRFCASSNLVTHMRTHTGEKPFPCRECGKSFSQKSTLIAHERTHTGEKPYKCWCGKMFSKSSDILAHERTHTGEKPYACPSCGKHFRMSSHLVRHQRVHTGEKPYQCSECGRSFSASSHLIRHQKIHLKAK, encoded by the exons ATGCAAGAGGACCATGAGGAGACCACCGTTCTGGATCCCCAACTGCGTGTCTTTCACGATGGAAGAG CAGGCAGTGACTCTCTCTGCAAGCGGAAGGCGCAGACATTTCCCACGGAGTGTCCCACAGGATTGGAGGAGCCCACATTTGTACGGGGCGAAGAGAGCCCTCCCCAGGGCGTTACGGAAGGAGGGGTTTTTCATCTTCACCGGGGACTGGAGACACAGCTGAGTAGCTGCCCTTCAGAGGGAGAAAGAAACTCTGTTCCTTTCTGGGGTGCCTACGAAGGACTTGGTGGATCTACAGTACAACAGAGAGTCCCCCCAGGAGAGATCCAGGAGGACAGCGAAGGCCACAGCTGGAGGCCAGACTTTGTGATCAGCAGGAGGAGCTGTAAGAAACGGGACAAGCCTTACAAAtgctccgagtgcgggaagagcttcagtgtgAGCTCCGACATTATCCgccaccagagaatccacacgggggagaagccataCAAGTGCCTGACCTGCGGGAAAGGCTTCAACCAGAACTCCCACCTGACGGCGCACCAGAGAacccacaccggggagaagccgtacaagtgctgggagtgcgggaaaagcttcagccTGAGCTCAGACTTCACCAGgcaccagaggatccacacgggggccaaGCCGTACAGATGCTCCGAGTGCGGGAAGGGCTTCATCCAGAAGTCACACTACATCACACACACAAGGAGCCACACGGGCGAGAACCCGTTCCAGTGCCCCGAGTGCGGGAAAGGCTTCACGTCCAGCACGCTGCTCATCAgacaccagagaatccacacgggcgagaagccgttCAAGtgctctcactgcgagaagaggTTCTGTGCCAGCTCGAACCTCGTGACCCACATGCGGacccacaccggggagaagccgtTCCCGTGCcgcgagtgcgggaagagcttcagccagaaaTCCACGCTGATCGCTCACGAGAGGacgcacacgggcgagaagccctacaagtgctgGTGCGGGAAAATGTTCAGCAAGAGCTCAGACATCCTGGCGCATGAGAggacccacacgggagagaagccttaCGCCTGCCCAAGCTGCGGGAAGCACTTCAGGATGAGCTCGCACCTCGTAAGGCACCAGCGCgtccacaccggggagaagccgtACCAATGCTCCGAGTGCGGGAGGAGCTTCAGCGCCAGCTCGCACCTTATCAGACATCAGAAAATCCACCTGAAAGCCAAGTGA